From Haloplanus sp. GDY1:
CCCGCTCGAGTGTCCGTTCCGCTGTTTCGTACACCCACGCGTTCCGCGTCTTGAGGTCGATGACACCGATGTTCTCGGGAACGACCGAGACGTTCACCGAGCCGTTGTCCGTCTTGTAGGTCCGCGGCTTGCCGACAATCGTGACGAACTCCGGCGGCTGTATCTTCTTGAGTTGGGTGCGTGCATCCGTCTGATACTCACCGGCGTACACCCAGAATGTGCCCGTCGGATCGACGACGCGAGCCCGGAGGTACTCTGCGGTCTCACCGACGTCTTCGATATCCGTGACCGCCCCGGCGATGCAGATCCGGTTGGCTCGCTCGCCTGTCGGGAGCGCGACGTAAACCGGCGCTCGCTCATCTTGCGAGGTTTTGAACGTGTAGGTCGCCGTGTTCAGCTCTGCGGCGAAGACACGCTTGGCGACTT
This genomic window contains:
- a CDS encoding DNA-binding protein — translated: MAAADPTPQQTDVPTREVAKRVFAAELNTATYTFKTSQDERAPVYVALPTGERANRICIAGAVTDIEDVGETAEYLRARVVDPTGTFWVYAGEYQTDARTQLKKIQPPEFVTIVGKPRTYKTDNGSVNVSVVPENIGVIDLKTRNAWVYETAERTLERVHTARETSPKVAALAREQYGHDGSSFAHVAAFALQDLLAASGHEMESGASLNEDAFHERLEQIESETPLASSNDDIVDSTGAESESQPAGDLGKQRAPSAGDADFD